One region of Macadamia integrifolia cultivar HAES 741 chromosome 11, SCU_Mint_v3, whole genome shotgun sequence genomic DNA includes:
- the LOC122094377 gene encoding rac-like GTP-binding protein 3: protein MASSASRFIKCVTVGDGAVGKTCMLICYTNNKFPTDYIPTVFDNFSANVVVEGMTVNLGLWDTAGQEDYNRLRPLSYRGADVFVLAFSLVSRASYENVLKKWVIELQHYTPGVPVVLVGTKLDLREDKHYLADHPGLVPVTTAQGEELRKLIGAAYYIECSSKTQQNVKAVFDSAIKVVIKPPQKLKEKKKKPSRECSMLNVFCGRNLMSFK from the exons ATGGCCTCAAGTGCTTCAAGGTTCATCAAGTGTGTTACAGTTGGTGATGGGGCTGTTGGGAAGACTTGCATGCTTATCTGTTACACAAACAACAAATTTCCCACT GACTATATACCCACTGTTTTTGATAACTTCAGTGCCAATGTTGTTGTTGAAGGAATGACTGTCAATTTAGGCCTCTGGGATACAGCAG GGCAAGAGGATTACAATAGATTGAGGCCCTTAAGCTATAGAGGAGCAGATGTCTTTGTCTTGGCCTTCTCATTAGTTAGTCGAGCAAGCTATGAGAATGTACTAAAAAAG TGGGTCATAGAACTTCAGCATTACACGCCTGGAGTCCCTGTAGTTCTTGTGGGCACTAAATTGG ATCTCCGTGAAGATAAGCACTATTTGGCTGATCATCCTGGATTAGTGCCTGTGACTACGGCACAG GGGGAGGAACTTCGCAAACTGATTGGTGCTGCTTATTATATTGAATGCAGCTCTAAAACTCAGCAG AATGTTAAAGCAGTATTTGATTCTGCTATCAAGGTAGTTATCAAGCCACCACAGAAactgaaggaaaagaagaaaaaaccgaGTCGAGAATGTTCAATGTT GAATGTCTTCTGCGGTAGGAACCTCATGTCTTTCAAGTGA